A region of Coturnix japonica isolate 7356 chromosome 15, Coturnix japonica 2.1, whole genome shotgun sequence DNA encodes the following proteins:
- the LOC107321407 gene encoding protein DGCR6 — MERFGGAGYEVAELSRQQERHYRLLSELQELVKALPSSCQQRLSYTTLSDLALALLDGTVFEIVQGLLEIQHLTEKNLYSQRLKLHSEHRGLKQELFHRHKEAQQCCRPHNLPLLRAAQQREMEAVEQRIREEQRMMDEKIVLELDQKVIDQQSTLEKAGVSGFYITTNPQELTLQMNLLELIRKLQQKESESEKAFS, encoded by the exons ATGGAGCGGTTCGGCGGTGCTGGGTATGAAGTTGCCGAGCTGTCCCGGCAGCAGGAGCGGCATTACCGGCTGCTGTCcgagctgcaggagctggtgaAAGCGCTGCCCAG ctcctgccagcagcgCTTGTCCTACACGACGCTGAGCGACCTGGCGCTGGCTCTGCTGGATGGGACGGTGTTTGAGATCGTGCAGGGGCTGCTGGAGATCCAGCACCTTACTGAGAAGAACCTCTACAGCCAGCGCCTCAAGCTGCATAGCGAGCATCGTG ggctgaAGCAGGAGCTCTTCCACCGGCACAAGGaggcccagcagtgctgcaggccgCACAACCTGCCCCTGCTCCGTGCTGCCCAGCAGAGGGAGATGGAG GCTGTGGAGCAACGAATTCGAGAGGAGCAGAGAATGATGGATGAGAAAATAGTCTTGGAGCTGGACCAAAAAGTTATCGACCAGCAGAGCACCCTGGAGAAAGCTGGGGTGTCTGGCTTCTACATCACCACCAACCCACAG GAGCTGACTTTACAGATGAACTTACTGGAGCTGATTCGGAAGTTGCAGCAGAAGGAATCTGAGTCAGAGAAGGCTTTTTCCTGA